The genomic region AGAAAACGAAGGGATTGGCGACGGCGGCAGCTTGTTCGTGCGCGCCGATTCAGTGATCCTCGACGGTGGGGGACAACTGAATGCGGCGACGACGTCGGGAACCGGGGGCAATATTACCTTACAAGTTCGCAACCAGCTCTCGGCCCGACGGGGCAGCCAAATCAACGCCCAAGGGGGCGAGACGGGGGACGGGGGCAACATCCGCCTCGATGTCAATACGATTGTCGCCTTGGAAAATAGCGATTTAGTCGCCAATGCGGTACGGGGACAGGGCGGCAATATCGAAATCCGCACTCAGGGGATTTTCGGGCCGCAATTTCGCGATCGCCTCACGCCGGAGAGCGATATTACGGCGAGTTCTCAATTTGGCGTCAACGGCATCGTCAACATCAAAAGTCCCGAAATTGACGCCAGTTCGGCCCTGTCTCAGTTATCCGTCGAGTTGGCCGACCCGAGCACCCAAATCGTTACCGGATGTTCGACGCAGCAGCGAAGCAGCTTCGCCCTCGTCGGTCGCGGCGGCTTGCCGACCGGGCCGAGTACCCGCTTGAGAAGTCAGCGCCTCTGGGAAGATTTACGCGACTTGTCCCCGTTCCGATCGGACAACGGCGAACAAGAATCCCACGGCGTCTCTCCCGAAGAAGCGCCCGTCTCCGACTCACAAAGTTCTATCCCCGTCGAGGCCGACGGCTGGCGGACGACGGCGGTAGGTGAGATCGAATTGGTCGGGCCGTCGGCAGTGCCGGAACGACTGGCGAGCGATCGGCCCGAGGACTGCAACCTGCTCGGTTCGGTTCGAGAATGGTGAGGTGGACGATGGCGAAGGGACTCCCGAGATTTAAGTTTGGCCTGTGGGCGGCCCTCGCGGTGGCGCTGGGGAGTTTGCTGGGGAGAGGCGGCGCGATCGCCGCGCCGGATCTCGCCCAGGCGAACCCCATGCCTAACTTGCTGCGTTCCGTACCTACATGGCGGCAGCGCCAAGGGGAAGATCCCCTCGATCGCGGTCGCCGACTCTATCGCGCCGGATATTTTGCCGATGCTGCCGAAGCCTGGGAACGCGCTGCCGCCGAAGCGGGCGATCGCGGCGATCAGGCCAGCCAAGCTCTGAGCTGGAGTTACCGCTCCCTCGCCTACCAACGGCTCAGCCAATGGGACCGCGCCCGAGACGCCAGCGATCGCGCCCTGAGTTTACTCGCCAACTCCCCCGACCGCGAACCGATTTTCCTCGCCCAAGCCACTAACACCCAAGCCAACTTACTGCTAGCCACGGGACAACCCCGCGCCGCCCTCGAAACCTGGGAACGGGCCGAACGACTGTACCGACAAGCGGGGGACGACATCGGCGCGATCGGCAGCCAGATCGACCAAGCCTATGCCTTGCAACATTTGGGCTTTTACCGTCAGGCGCGCGATCGCCTGGAAAAACTCAACCGACAACTCGGCACCCTCGACCGAGGCGGGCTCAAAGTGCAAGCCTTGCACGCCTTGGGAATTGGCTTGCAACTGGTGGGGGATTTAGACGCCAGTCGCGAGGTGCTCGAACGCTGTTTGGCGATCGCCCGCCAACAGCGCGACCTGGACGAAATCGGCGCCATTTATCTGAGTTTGGGCAATACCGCCGTTAATTTAGAAGATTTCGACAGCGCCGCCTTCTACTTTGCCAAAGCGGAAACCACGGCCCAATCCGATCTCGAACGCCTCGACGCCCGCCTCAACCAGCTCGACGTTGCCGTGCGATCGCGCCAGTGGCACCAAGCCACCGCTCTCGTCGAGCCCCTGTACCACGAATTACGCCAAATTGCGCCGTCTCGCGCTTGGATTTACAGCGTCCTCAACTTTACCGACGCCGGAATCAAACTCGACGACCGCCAGAAAAATGTCAGCCTCCCCCAAATTAACGAATTACTCGCCCAGGCGGTCGCGGCGGCGCGATCGCTGCGCGACCCGCGCGCCGAAGCTCACGCCTTAGTCCGTTGGGGGCGCCTGTACGAACGCAACCAACAACTCGATATCGCCTTGCGCCTCACCCGAGACGCCCTCCAAATCGCTCAAGGAATCGTCGCTACGGATATCGTCTCTCAAGGCGCTTGGCAACTCGGGCGGATTTTGAGGAGTCAAGGCGATCGCAAAGGGGCGATCGCCGCTTATCGAGAAGCCATCCAAGCTCTCGAATCCCTGCGCATCGACCTGGTGGCGATCGATCGCGAAGTTCAGTTTTCCTTCCGCGACAGTATCGAACCCGTCTATCGAGAATTGGTGAGTTTGTTACTCGACGGCGACCCGAGTCCCCCCCGCTTACTCGAAGCGCGCCAGTTAATCGAAGCCCTCCAATTAGCGGAACTCGATAACTTTTTACGCGAAGCCTGTCTCGACATGCAGCCCGTCAAAATTGAGGAGATCGACCCGGAAGCGGCAGTAATTTATCCGATCGTCCTCCAAGACCGTCTGGCGACGATTGTCTCTTCCTCGCGCCATCCCCTGCGCTATTACGAAATTCCCATCCCCCAAACCTTTGTCAATCAAACCGTCGAGGAATTATTACAAGCCCTCAGTCCCGCTTACGACAATTTAGAGCGCTTGCGCCTGTCGAAAATTCTCTACAACTGGTTAGTTTTACCCGCCCGCAGCGACGGCACTTTAGAGGGGGTGAAAACATTAGTTTTCGTCCTCGATGGAGCTTTGAGAAACGTACCGATGGCGGCGTTGTACGACGGCGATAACTATCTGGTGGAAGATTACAATATCGCTTTTTCTCAAGGGTTGCAGTTGCTGCCGGGGCAACCTTTGCACAAGGGACGTTTGCAGGCGATCGCGGCGGGCTTGAGCGAAGCGCGTCAGGGGTTTAATTCCTTACCTGCGGTCAAGTCGGAACTCGATCGCCTCAGCGAAGAATTTCCCACGGCGGTACTGCTCGACGAAGGGTTTACAACGGCGAGTTTGCAGCGTAAAGTCAATCAAAATTCCGCCGAAGTTATTCACTTGGCCACTCACGGTCAGTTCAGTTCCAAACTCGAAGATACCTTTTTATTGACCTGGGACGGACGACTGGGAATCGACGAATTAGACCGCTTGCTCGCCGAGCAATCGGTCCGAGGAGAAACGGCGATCGAGTTGTTAGTTTTGAGTGCGTGCGAAACGGCGGTCGGCGACGATCGCGCCGCCTTGGGATTGGCGGGTCTGGCGCTCAAATCCGGCGCCAGAGCGACCTTGGCGACCCTGTGGGCCGTGCGCGATCGCTCGACGGCTATTTTCATGAGCGAGTTTTACACTCAGCTCGGAAAACCGGGGGTTTCTAAAGCCCAAGCGGTCCGTCAAGCCCAGCTCAAATTATTGGCGGATCCGGCGACTGACGATCCGTTCTTTTGGGCGCCATTCGTGTTAGTCGGTAACTGGTTGTAGGAGGGAGAAGACGCAAAAGTTAACCGTCACCACTGACGGATTCACATTTCAATCGAACTGAGTAAAAATCGGAGAATAGTGGAGCTTAATTTAGACGCAGACGAGAACAACTATTGATGGTTAACTTCATTCAAATCGAGCGATAGCTTGAAGGGGTGCGATCGCGAAGTGTCTCCCGAAGAGAATCGCCATTGTTTTTAGTGCAGTTTTCACCTCGAACTTCTCGAAAAAAAACTGCAGTAATACCCGCGACAAACTGGAGAAAAAGGGTCATCAAATCTTTAAAATTTTAGATATTGTTTTTAATAAAATTTTATTAGTTTTACAACCGTTCGTTGATAAAATCATTCCATCCCCTGAATCTTTGACAGGAGAAGACTATCGATGCTAAGCCAACGTTTATTAGCGGCGATCGCCACGATCGCCATGACCACTGGGGTGGGCGCGATCGCCGTCAGTCCGGCGAAAGCGGTCACCTTCACCCCCCCGAGTGACAACCAAGCCCCTCGGGAAAGTACCGGAGGCGCCTCCCGGGGTCAAACCGTGTTCACCCCCCCGGCGGATGGAGCCGCACCCCAGCGCACCAGTGGCGGGGCGTCCCGAGGAGAGGCGACCTTTACGCCGCCGACAGACGCCCAAGCGCCCCAGCGCAGTAGTGGCGGGGCCTCCCGTCACGGGGAAAGCGGACTGGCTCTCACCAGCGACTCGCCAACGGCGATCGCCAACGGAATCGCGGGGTTGATTCCCCAAAGCAACTACGGACTGACCCTCTCCGAACGCCCGACAATTTTGGTTTACCTGCCCCAAACCGGAGTTAACCAAGCCTTTTTTAGCATTAAAGACGAAGAGAAAAACCTACACTATCAAACCACCATCCCGATTTCGCCCAATGGCGGCATCGTGGCGATCGCCCTGCCGGAAGATGCGCCGCCGTTGCAAAGCGATCGCCCCTACCAATGGTTTTTCGCCCTCAAATTAGACGAGAAACTGCGCCCCAGTTCGCCGTTAATCGACGGTTGGATTAAACGGGTCGAACCCGACAGCCTCGACTTGGCCGACCTCGAACCGGGAGACCGGATCGAGAACGTCTCCGCCTTAGCCTCCGCCGGAGTCTGGTACGACAGCGCCGCGATCTTGTGGCGAATGAGACGCCAAGACCCCCAAAACGCCCAACTGAGCCAACATTGGCACGAACTCCTCGGTTCGGTGGGATTGGGCGAACTCGCCGACGCGACCCGGCCTTAATCTCCTCGAACCCGTTTTGTTTGGGAGCTGCTGAAAGTCACTCAATCGAGCCATGCCGGAGGCTACCACCCACCCAATGACTCAATGGCGCAGTATGTTATCGATCTCGGGGATCGTGACGGTGGCGATCGCGACAGGGAGCTTTTTCGGCTGGTTCAAATTCCTCGAATGGGCCGTGCGCGACGAATTTTTTCGCCTGCGTCCGCGAGAATCCCGCGAAGAGCGGATCGTCCTGGTGACCATCGACGAAAATGATATTACGGCAGTCGGCGCGTGGCCGATTCCCGACCGGATTTTAGCCGAACTGATCGAAAAGATCGACGCCCAACAACCGCGCGCCATCGGTTTAGATATTTATCGCAATTTTCCCGAAGAACCCGGTTACGATCGCCGGGTCGAAGTCTTCCGGGAAACGCCTAATTTAATCGGCGTTGAAAAAATTATCGGCGATCGCGTGGCGCCGCCCCCCATTCTCAAGGCGAGCGATCGCGTGGCCCTAGCCGATCTGATCCTCGACAGCGATCGCACGGTTCGCCGGGGTCTGCTTTCCGCGACCGACTTTCAAGATGGCAACACGATCAAACTCGGGCTGGGCGTTCGTCTGGCCCTGAGTTATCTCGAAAGCGAGGGCATCCACTTGGAGGCGATCGACCCCGAACGGCAACTCTTCCACTTAGGAAAAGCCGTCTTCAAGCCCTTGCGCCCCCGACAAGCGGGCTACAGCAACAGCGACGACCTCGGCGGCTATCAAATTTTGATGAACTGGCGGGGCAAAGAAATCATGTTCCCCCAAATCTCGATGAGCGAGGTGTTGCGCGGCGAGATTCCCCCGGAGTTGATGCGCGATCGCATCGTGGCGATCGGTTCGACCGCCACCAGCACCAACGACTTTTTCGAGACCCCCTACAGCCGTTCCTGGATCGACGACGATCCGCCGATGGCGGGGGTCGCCATTCACGCCAATTTAGCCAGTCAAATTCTCAATGCCGCCCTACACGGGCGCCCGCTTCTACAAGCCTGGTCCTCCACCGAGGAATGGCTGTGGATTTTTCTGTGGGCCAGTATCGGAACCGGGGGCAGTTGGTTTCTGCAACGGGCTGGCGAGCGATCGTCTACCCTTCCCGGCGGTCTGACCCTGTGGGGCATCGGCGCCGGGGGACTGGTTCTGATGGGCGGTAGTTATCTCGCCTTTATCGCAGGTTGGGTGATTCCCGTCGTCTCTCCGTTTCTGGCGATGGGGGTCAGCGCGATCGCCACGACCAATCACTACAAACAATGGCAACTCGCCCAAACCAACCGCCAACTGGAAACCGCCAACAGCCAACTGCGCGATTATTCCCAAACCCTGGAACGGCGCGTCGAGGAACGCACCCAAGAATTAGAACGAGCCAAAGTCGCCGCCGACGCCGCCAATCAAGCCAAAAGCGAATTTTTGGCCAATATGAGCCACGAACTACGAACCCCCCTCAACGGCATTCTCGGTTACGCTCAAATTCTCCAACAATCCTCCTCTTTATCGAACAAAGATCGCAAAGGTATCGAGATTATCTATCAATGCGGCTCTCATTTACTGACCTTAATTAACGACGTTCTCGATTTGTCAAAAATCGAAGCGCGCAAGTTGGAATTGTATAACAGCGATTTTCATTTTCCCTCTTTCTTGACGGGAGTCGCCGAAATTTGTCGCATTAAAGCGGAACAAAAAGGGATTGGCTTCGACTTCGCGATCGCCAGCAATTTGCCCCCGGGGGTTCGCAGCGACGAAAAACGCTTGCGCCAAGTGTTGATTAATTTGCTCGGCAATGCGATTAAGTTTACCGATCGCGGTCGGGTGACGTTTAAGGTGAGTTCCCTCGGCGATTCTCAAGGGAGAAAAATGGTTCGTTTTGAGATTGAAGATACGGGAATTGGCATGAGTCCCGACCAATTAGAAAAGATTTTTCAGCCGTTCGAGCAAGTGGGAGACAACCACCGCAAAGCCGAAGGAACCGGGTTGGGATTGGCGATCGGTCAGCAAATTGTCACCCTGATGGGCGCTCAATTACAGGTTAAAAGTCAGTTGGGAACGGGAACGATCTTTTGGTTCGATCTCGACCTAGAAATTGCCCGGGATTGGGTGGAACGGCGATCGACTCCGCACTTCGGTAAAATTATCGGCATTAAACATAAAAAACCGACGATCGAGATCGTGGACGATCGCCCGGAAAATCGCGGAGTGTTAGTGATGGTTCTCGAAGCGATCGGCTGTCAGGCGATCGAAGCCAATTGCGGACGCGACGGACTCGATCTGGCCCGCAAACATTCGCCGGATTTAATTATTACCGATTTAACGATGCCGACGGTCGATGGGTTTGAATTGATTCGCGAACTGCGCGCCGATTCAAACTTAAAGAAAATTCCGATCGTCGTCGCCAGCGCCAGTGTTTTTGAACGCGATCGCGCCAAGAGTTTTGAAATGGGCGCCGATGAGTTTTTGCCCAAGCCCGTCGAAATGGATCGCCTCTTCGAGATTTTGCAAAACTATTTAGAATTGGAGTGGATTTATGAAACAGTAGACGCCGCCAGTCCCGCTCCCGAGGAGGACTCCGGCACCCCTTCGGTCGTACCGGATAGCGCACAGCTCGAACAGCTTTACGATTTAGCCATGATGGGCAATTTACAAGGCATTGAAGAGGCGATCGATCGATTGGTTAGCAACGATCGCGCCCTCGAACCCTTTGCCCGCGAAATTTTGCAATTAACCGAGAGCTTTCAGGTCAAAAAAGTCAAAGAACTCCTGCGATCGTTCCTCCCAAAAAACCGATCGGCTTAGTCGATCCGAACTTATCTTATTTTTCTCCTGCAAACTCAGATTGTGGGTTACAATTAACTCCATCCATTCAATCAAAATCTATTTTTTTGACAGCTTAGTTCGAGTTTTTAGATACAGTTAACAAGCAAACATCACACCAAAATGATACTCGATCCGATTGGGGAATCCGCTCGTATTTTAATCGTCGATGACAATCCCACCAATTTAAAAGTTTTATGCGACTCGATTAAAGGCTCGGGATGGACAATTTTGGTCGCAACCGATGGCGAAACCGCGATCGAGCAGACCGAATATGCCAGTCCCGATCTGATTTTACTCGATGTCATGATGCCGGGAATTGATGGGTTTGAAACCTGCAAGCGGTTAAAAGCCAATCCCAACACTGCCGAAATTCCGATTATTTTTATGACCGCTTTAGCGGATACGGTCGATAAAGTCAAAGGCTTAGAACTCGGCGCCGTAGACTATATTACCAAACCTTTTCAAACTGAAGAAGCGATCGCCCGGGTTAAGGTTCATTTAAAGTTACGCTGGTTCAGTCAAACCTTAGAAGAACAAGTCAAACAACGCACGTTAGAGCTTCAAAATGCTTTAGAAGAACTCAAGACATCGCAACTGCAATTAGTTCACAGCGAAAAGATGTCTACTTTGGGTCAACTCGTCGCCGGAGTGGCTCACGAAATTAATAATCCCATTAATTTTATTGACGGCAATCTGCGTTACATTCAAGATTACGGGAAAGCCTTAATCGAACATTTGCAATTGTATCGAGAAACTTTTCCCAATCCGGGAGACGGGATCGCTACCCATGCCGAAAGCATTGATTTACCCTATATTTTAGAAGATTTTCCCAAAACAATTCAGTCGATGAAACTCGGAAGCGAACGCATCCGCAGTATCAGCCGTTCCCTTACGACTTTTTCGCGCAATGACTTATCGAATCGCGTTTTATTTGACATTCATTCCGGGATTGACAGTACCTTAGTGATTCTCAGACATCGACTGAAAGGCAATCCCGATCGCCCGGAAATTAAAATTATTAAAAATTACGGCAATATCCCGGAAGTTCGCTGTTATCCGAGCCAACTCAATCAAGTTTTTATGAATATTTTATCTAACGCGATCGATGCGTTAGAAGAAAGCGATCGCGATCGCAGTTACGAAGACATCGAAGCCAATCCCAACGAAATTCGCATTTACAGCACTTGCAAAGAGGGTTATATTTCCGTGTCCTTTAAAGATAACGGCGTCGGAATGCCGCAAGAGGTGCAAACTTGTGTCTTTGACTATTTATTTACAACCAAACCCGTCGGCAAAGGGACGGGTTTGGGACTGTCAATTAGTCGGACAATTGTTGAGGAAAAACATCGAGGACGCTTGTGTTGTTATAGCTCTCCCGGTTGCGGGACGGAGTTTACCGTAGAAATTCCGATTTCCGAACCGGAATAAGCCCGTTTAAGGGGCGAAAAATGCCTCTAATTGAGGGGCGATCGCCGCCGTCGTATCGATGGTTCTCACGTAAGCTTGCTCGCGTTCGGTAAACGATTCTGCCGCTTGTTGCTGACTGGCGAGTAAATCGGCGGTCGCGTCGGCGATATCTCCTCGACGCTGGTGCAGGCGATCGCGCAAGACCTCCATCGGCGCCGTGCAGTGGGCGATCGTCAATGGAATCTCGCGTTTTTCGGCGACGGCGATCGCCGCTTCGCGATGGTTCCGAGTGTCGTATTTCGCATCTAAAATGACGGTAAACCCTTGCGATGCCAGCAGTTCGCCCAATTCCAACAGGCGCCCGTAGGTTTTGCGACTCATTTCGGGGGTGTAGATGGCGTCAGTCCCGCGATCGTGCAAGGCGATTCCCGCTAAATGCTTGCGAACCGCATCGGAACGAATGTGAATTGCCCCCGTCGGTTTCGCCAACTGCCGCGCTACCGTGCTTTTCCCCGATCCCGACAACCCGGACATCAAAATCAGGCGCCCGCGATCGCGCCGCGTGTACTGCCAAGCCAACTCGTAATAATGGGCCGCCGTGTCCCGCGCCCGGTCTTTCTCCGTCTCGTCCACGGTCGGATCGTCGAGCAGAAAAGAGGTAACTTTTCCTCTCACGTATGCCTGCCGACTCAGGTATAAGGGTAGCACTTGCACCCCTTCCCAGTCCCCGGTTCGTTCCAAATACTCGTTTAAAAACACCGTCGCCAGGACGTGACTCCCCCGCGATTCCAAATCCATCACCGCAAAGGCGATATCGTACATGACATCGACAAACCGAAAAGATTCGTTAAATTCGATGCAGTCAAATAGAATGATGCGATCGTCGTAAAGGGCGATATTTCTTAAGTGCAGGTCGCCGTGACATTCGCGAATTTTTTCTCGTGCGATCCGGGTCTTAAATAAGTCTTTGCGTTCGACAAAAAAGCGATCGCTGTAAGCTTTCGTTTCTTCAAATTGCTGCCGCGTTTGCGGTCCGCCGATGTATTTTTCGGTTTGGCGGTAATTTTCATCGATCGCCTGACGAATTTGTGCGATTTCTCCGAATTGGAGAATGCGATCGTCAGTTTCCGTTTTTCCGTGAAATTCGGCAACGACGCGCCCCAGTTCTCTCATGCGATCTTCGCTCAATTTTCCCGCTTGAAACAAGGAACTAAACAAGCACTCTTGCGGAAATTGTCGCATTTTAACCGCATATTCTACCGGGTCGCCCGTCCCGTCGAATTCGAGGCGATCGCGTAGGGTCTCCACCGGAGTATCCGCCGTTTGGGTCAGCGCGACAACCCCTAGGTAAATTTCCGGCGCACTGCGTCGATTCATGCGGACTTCTTCTTGGCAAAAATGCCGCCGTTTCTCTAAGGTCGAATAGTCCAGAAAGCCAAAATTGACGCTTTTTTTGATTTTATAAACGTAATCCCCAGTTAGCAAAACGAATGAAGCATGGGTTTGAATTAGTTGGATCGGTTCTTTAACCGGGTGGGGATAAATGTTTGGATCGAGTAAAGCTTCGATGGTTTTTGGTAATTGATGTTCGGTCATGGTTGGGTTATTGATAGTTTACCAAAAAGGCGATCTTTGAATGAATAGGAAATAAGATAGAGGTTTGACAATTGATATTGTATTGAATGGGATAGTCCTTATTTAAACCTAAAGCACAATTCTTTTTTTGATTATTCGATCCGGTTGAAACATTTTTTAAAAGATCTTTTTTTTAGCTCGATCGAGGAATATAGAAAAATTCTAAATGACGATCGCGAAAAAAACCAGAGATTTTTGTCTCTGGTTTTCTCGATTGAAAATAAGAGGCGATCGCCTCTTATTTTATGGGTCTTTAATTTAACAGGGCTTTGGTTTCTTCCGCCGACAGTCGCGGACCGTAGGAGGTGACGATCTTGGATGCGGCGCGAGAGGCGAGATGACCCGCTTTTTCGTAACTCATGCCGTGGGTGATGCCGTAGAGGAAGGCTCCGGCGTACATATCTCCGGCGCCGACGGTATCGATCGCCTCGACTTTTTGGGCGGGAATTTCGAGCAGTTGTTCGCCGTCGAAAATGACGGAACCTTTGGGACCGATGGTGATCGCAAAGCCTTTAGCTAAGGTTTTGAAATGGGCGATCGCCCCTTGCAAATTATCGGTATCGGCCATTTGCAACGCTTCACTTTCGTTGGCAAAAATGAAATCTAAACCGGAGCCGATTACTTCGATCAAACCTTCTTTAAAAAACTTGACCATATTGGGATCGGAGAGGGAAAGGGCGGTTTTAACCCCTGCTTTTTGGGCGATATCGCGAGCGACGATCGCCGCTTCTTTGCCGTTCGTATCCCCGAGTAAATAACCTTCGATGTAGAGATATTGGGAATCTTCGATCGCGTGGGGAACCAGTTCGTCTTTAGAAAAAGTAGCGCTGACCCCGAGATAAGTATTCATAGTGCGATCGGCGTCGGGGGTGACGAAAACCAAACATTTTCCGGTAATCCCTTCGCCGGGCTCGTGGTGTTGCAAGTTGGTTTCGATCCCGCAACTG from Oxynema aestuarii AP17 harbors:
- a CDS encoding CHAT domain-containing protein, which codes for MAKGLPRFKFGLWAALAVALGSLLGRGGAIAAPDLAQANPMPNLLRSVPTWRQRQGEDPLDRGRRLYRAGYFADAAEAWERAAAEAGDRGDQASQALSWSYRSLAYQRLSQWDRARDASDRALSLLANSPDREPIFLAQATNTQANLLLATGQPRAALETWERAERLYRQAGDDIGAIGSQIDQAYALQHLGFYRQARDRLEKLNRQLGTLDRGGLKVQALHALGIGLQLVGDLDASREVLERCLAIARQQRDLDEIGAIYLSLGNTAVNLEDFDSAAFYFAKAETTAQSDLERLDARLNQLDVAVRSRQWHQATALVEPLYHELRQIAPSRAWIYSVLNFTDAGIKLDDRQKNVSLPQINELLAQAVAAARSLRDPRAEAHALVRWGRLYERNQQLDIALRLTRDALQIAQGIVATDIVSQGAWQLGRILRSQGDRKGAIAAYREAIQALESLRIDLVAIDREVQFSFRDSIEPVYRELVSLLLDGDPSPPRLLEARQLIEALQLAELDNFLREACLDMQPVKIEEIDPEAAVIYPIVLQDRLATIVSSSRHPLRYYEIPIPQTFVNQTVEELLQALSPAYDNLERLRLSKILYNWLVLPARSDGTLEGVKTLVFVLDGALRNVPMAALYDGDNYLVEDYNIAFSQGLQLLPGQPLHKGRLQAIAAGLSEARQGFNSLPAVKSELDRLSEEFPTAVLLDEGFTTASLQRKVNQNSAEVIHLATHGQFSSKLEDTFLLTWDGRLGIDELDRLLAEQSVRGETAIELLVLSACETAVGDDRAALGLAGLALKSGARATLATLWAVRDRSTAIFMSEFYTQLGKPGVSKAQAVRQAQLKLLADPATDDPFFWAPFVLVGNWL
- a CDS encoding DUF928 domain-containing protein, with translation MLSQRLLAAIATIAMTTGVGAIAVSPAKAVTFTPPSDNQAPRESTGGASRGQTVFTPPADGAAPQRTSGGASRGEATFTPPTDAQAPQRSSGGASRHGESGLALTSDSPTAIANGIAGLIPQSNYGLTLSERPTILVYLPQTGVNQAFFSIKDEEKNLHYQTTIPISPNGGIVAIALPEDAPPLQSDRPYQWFFALKLDEKLRPSSPLIDGWIKRVEPDSLDLADLEPGDRIENVSALASAGVWYDSAAILWRMRRQDPQNAQLSQHWHELLGSVGLGELADATRP
- a CDS encoding CHASE2 domain-containing protein is translated as MPEATTHPMTQWRSMLSISGIVTVAIATGSFFGWFKFLEWAVRDEFFRLRPRESREERIVLVTIDENDITAVGAWPIPDRILAELIEKIDAQQPRAIGLDIYRNFPEEPGYDRRVEVFRETPNLIGVEKIIGDRVAPPPILKASDRVALADLILDSDRTVRRGLLSATDFQDGNTIKLGLGVRLALSYLESEGIHLEAIDPERQLFHLGKAVFKPLRPRQAGYSNSDDLGGYQILMNWRGKEIMFPQISMSEVLRGEIPPELMRDRIVAIGSTATSTNDFFETPYSRSWIDDDPPMAGVAIHANLASQILNAALHGRPLLQAWSSTEEWLWIFLWASIGTGGSWFLQRAGERSSTLPGGLTLWGIGAGGLVLMGGSYLAFIAGWVIPVVSPFLAMGVSAIATTNHYKQWQLAQTNRQLETANSQLRDYSQTLERRVEERTQELERAKVAADAANQAKSEFLANMSHELRTPLNGILGYAQILQQSSSLSNKDRKGIEIIYQCGSHLLTLINDVLDLSKIEARKLELYNSDFHFPSFLTGVAEICRIKAEQKGIGFDFAIASNLPPGVRSDEKRLRQVLINLLGNAIKFTDRGRVTFKVSSLGDSQGRKMVRFEIEDTGIGMSPDQLEKIFQPFEQVGDNHRKAEGTGLGLAIGQQIVTLMGAQLQVKSQLGTGTIFWFDLDLEIARDWVERRSTPHFGKIIGIKHKKPTIEIVDDRPENRGVLVMVLEAIGCQAIEANCGRDGLDLARKHSPDLIITDLTMPTVDGFELIRELRADSNLKKIPIVVASASVFERDRAKSFEMGADEFLPKPVEMDRLFEILQNYLELEWIYETVDAASPAPEEDSGTPSVVPDSAQLEQLYDLAMMGNLQGIEEAIDRLVSNDRALEPFAREILQLTESFQVKKVKELLRSFLPKNRSA
- a CDS encoding sensor histidine kinase — its product is MARVKVHLKLRWFSQTLEEQVKQRTLELQNALEELKTSQLQLVHSEKMSTLGQLVAGVAHEINNPINFIDGNLRYIQDYGKALIEHLQLYRETFPNPGDGIATHAESIDLPYILEDFPKTIQSMKLGSERIRSISRSLTTFSRNDLSNRVLFDIHSGIDSTLVILRHRLKGNPDRPEIKIIKNYGNIPEVRCYPSQLNQVFMNILSNAIDALEESDRDRSYEDIEANPNEIRIYSTCKEGYISVSFKDNGVGMPQEVQTCVFDYLFTTKPVGKGTGLGLSISRTIVEEKHRGRLCCYSSPGCGTEFTVEIPISEPE
- a CDS encoding bifunctional aminoglycoside phosphotransferase/ATP-binding protein, coding for MTEHQLPKTIEALLDPNIYPHPVKEPIQLIQTHASFVLLTGDYVYKIKKSVNFGFLDYSTLEKRRHFCQEEVRMNRRSAPEIYLGVVALTQTADTPVETLRDRLEFDGTGDPVEYAVKMRQFPQECLFSSLFQAGKLSEDRMRELGRVVAEFHGKTETDDRILQFGEIAQIRQAIDENYRQTEKYIGGPQTRQQFEETKAYSDRFFVERKDLFKTRIAREKIRECHGDLHLRNIALYDDRIILFDCIEFNESFRFVDVMYDIAFAVMDLESRGSHVLATVFLNEYLERTGDWEGVQVLPLYLSRQAYVRGKVTSFLLDDPTVDETEKDRARDTAAHYYELAWQYTRRDRGRLILMSGLSGSGKSTVARQLAKPTGAIHIRSDAVRKHLAGIALHDRGTDAIYTPEMSRKTYGRLLELGELLASQGFTVILDAKYDTRNHREAAIAVAEKREIPLTIAHCTAPMEVLRDRLHQRRGDIADATADLLASQQQAAESFTEREQAYVRTIDTTAAIAPQLEAFFAP
- a CDS encoding adenosine kinase, with the translated sequence MSKYHVYGIGNALVDMEFQLSPELLQQLSIDKGVMTLIDESRERELIETLSDRPSKMISGGSAANTLVAIGQLGGKCFYSCKVADDESGEFYMKDLVSCGIETNLQHHEPGEGITGKCLVFVTPDADRTMNTYLGVSATFSKDELVPHAIEDSQYLYIEGYLLGDTNGKEAAIVARDIAQKAGVKTALSLSDPNMVKFFKEGLIEVIGSGLDFIFANESEALQMADTDNLQGAIAHFKTLAKGFAITIGPKGSVIFDGEQLLEIPAQKVEAIDTVGAGDMYAGAFLYGITHGMSYEKAGHLASRAASKIVTSYGPRLSAEETKALLN